The Flammeovirga yaeyamensis genome segment TCCAAAAAAATGTGATAAATTATTTTTAATCGCTCCTGATGGCGTGGGTAGAAACTACTTTTTCCCTGCCCTTACCAATAAAATGATTAACCCTATATTTAAATTTGTCATGTCAAAAAACAAATTTTTAAGAAGGGTAATTTCCAGCATTAAATCAATTCACCTTATTTCCCCTGGTCTTGCACAGTTTGCGTTGAACAGTGTAGACTCAAAAGAAAAGTCAAAAAGAATTGCTCGTACTTGGATTTCATTAAGAAAAGCACGTTTCTCTGACAAGAAATTGAAGAAAATACTCCATAAATATCACACTCCTTTTTATTTGGTAAGTGGTGTTTCAGATAAAATCATCTCAGAATCTCGATTAAGAAGATTTACTGATTTGATGGAAGAAAAACACCACATACGTTTAAAAGGAAATCATTTTACAGTTTTAAACACGTTTTTTCAGTGGTTCGTAAA includes the following:
- a CDS encoding alpha/beta hydrolase family protein → MFYFSQNIQENFKGFKVFGNGQKLLICFHGYGQTNDVYNPISSYTNEYTILSISLPYHSSNDVFDRSLSTNYPLTVYHFIIHYARVHKFKSWQLCGFSIGARLALFCYKQNPKKCDKLFLIAPDGVGRNYFFPALTNKMINPIFKFVMSKNKFLRRVISSIKSIHLISPGLAQFALNSVDSKEKSKRIARTWISLRKARFSDKKLKKILHKYHTPFYLVSGVSDKIISESRLRRFTDLMEEKHHIRLKGNHFTVLNTFFQWFVKQPPSI